The genomic segment GCGGCCGTCGACCGTGTCGTTCGTCGGTGGTGATCTGTCCGATCCGTTCCCGATCTCGAAGACGCGCCTGACCAGTGCGTTCGTGTCGGACACACTCGGCTTCCTCGATGACCGCGTGCTGCTGACCGCCGGCGCGCGGTTGCAGAAGATCAACGTGCGTTCGTACTCCAACGTGACCGGTGCGCTGACCGCCGAATACGACGAACAGGACGTGACCCCGGTCTTCGGCGTCGTCTACAAGCCCATCGAGGGCGTGTCGCTGTATGCCAACCGCATCGAGTCACTGGTGCAGGGCGGTACCGCGCCGGTCAGCGGCGCCAACCCCGGCGGCGGCGCACCGCTGCCGGTCAGCAATGCCGGCGAGGTGTTGAAGCCGTACGTGTCCCGTCAGACCGAGGTCGGCGTCAAGTTCGGCCACGCGCGCCTCAATGCGGGTGTCGCGCTGTTCCAGACGGACCGCGAGACCGCATTCCTGCAGCCCGACCCTGCCACCCTGGACGCCCTGCGCTTCGGACCGTTCGGCGAACAGCGCAATCGCGGCATCGAATTCAGCGCCGAAGCCACGCCGGTGGATGGGCTGCGCATGATCGGTGGCGTCTCGATCCTGGACACCGAGCTGCGCCGCACCGTGGGCGGTCTGAACCAGGGCAACGACGCCGTCGGCGTGCCCGACCTGCTGGTCAACGCCAACGTCGAGTGGGACGTGCCCGCCCTGCCCGCGCTGACCCTGACCGGCCGCGCGGTCCACACCGGCGAACAGGCGGCCAATCTCGCCAACACCACACATCTCGACAGCTGGACGCGATTCGATATCGGCGCGCGCTACGTCACGCTGGTCCGCGACCATCCGCTGACGCTGCGCTTCAACATCGACAACATCGCCGACGAACGCTATTGGGCATCGGCGTTCGACAGCTTCCGCCCGGATCTGCTGCAGGGCGCGCCACGCACCTTCAAGCTGTCGGCATCGATCGATTTCTAACCGGTGGGCGGTGGCGTGTGTCCGGCGGAATCACGGGACAGTCCAATCTGGTCCGTGTTCCGGCACCTGCTTTCGATCAACGTGAGTCGGCGTAGTGGCGCGCGGTGCGTCATGCCGACGTGGCGAGCCGGCGCGGACAGGGGATCGCGTTCGCGGCTGGGTGTCGCCGCGCCTGACTCAGCGCTGCATGCAGCGTTCCCAGCGTTCCTGGACGCGGTTGGCGAACCACGCGGTCGTCAGGGTGCGGGTGATCTTGGGGCTTTCGAGCACGATGCCAGGCAGCACGGCACGTGGCAGCGCGCGTCCGGCGGCGGTGTCGGCCAGTGCGAAGACGCGGCGGTAGAGATCGGTGTCTTCGAACCCGTGTTCGCTGCCCTGCGCCAGCGCGCGGCGGATCTGCGCGTCCGTCATGTCGATACGTCCGCCCAGCGCGCGCACGGCGCGTTCGGTGGCGCCGGGGGTGTCAAGGTTCGCACCGGGCAGCAGCAGGTCGCCATCGAGCGCGAGTTCGATGCCCGAGGCTTCGGTCACCGCGTTCTGGAAGGCCGCATTGCGACTGGCATACCAGCCGGCGTTGAAATCGGCGAAGCGGTACAGCGGCGTGTCGTAGTTCGCGGGATAGCCCAGCAGATGGGTGGTGCCGAAATACAGGCCGCCGCGCCGGGTGAATACTTCGTGCCGGATGTCGCGCTCGACCGGATATGGATAACCGTCCGCGTGTGTCTGCGCGAAGTCGATGCGGACCTGCATCGGCCCGCCGGTGCGCACCGGGTTGTGGTCGGCGAACAGACGCCGGCCCAGCGGCACCATGGCAATGAAGTCTTCGTAGAGTTCGCTCAGATCGCGCTCGGTGCGCACGCGATCGAGCCGCTGCGCGTACGTGCGGCCATCGGGCGATTCGAGACGCAACGCGGCGTTGAGCAGGAAGTCCGGCACGTGCACCGCGGCGGCGCGGCGCTCGATCTCGGTGCGTGCGAGTTTCGGCAGGCCCGGCACGGCGGGATCGGCGGTGTAGGTGCTCTCCTGTTCGGTCACGGCGAGCACGGCGCACAGGTGTTCGCTGGTGGGCGCGATGTCCTGCGCGGTGAGCGCGACGTAGACATCGTTTGCCCAGCCCGCGCGATCGTCGAGGCGGGCCGGCAGCTTGCGCAGGATCTCGGCGCGGACATCGTCGGGGCTGCGCTGCATCTGCAATGGCGCCTGGCTGGCGCAGCCGGCGAGCAGGAACAGCGCGGTCAGGGCACACAGGATCCGGGTCATGGCAGGCGCTTTGCGGCGAACGGTGCGGCATCGTCGCAGACGCCGTGCGGTGCGCGCGGATCGCGCGCGGCGGCGGTCATGCGGCTGACAGGATCACCGCGTGTCGCCGTCGCGCGCGTCCTGCGTGGCCGCTTCGCGATCGGTTTGCGCTGCATCCACGCCGGCGTCGCGCGCGTTGCTGGAACGCGACACCGTGGCATCGCGCTCGGCCTTGGCGGGCTCGATGATGCCGTCGCGCTTGGCGCTGGCCTGGTCGTTGGCGTAGCTGCGCTGCTCCGAGGTCGCGCGGCCGGTGTTGTAGTCGGCGGATGTGGCCGAGACGATCGCGTTGAATTCGGCACTGGCCTTGTCGACGAGGCAGTTGTAGCGCTCGGCATGCGTGCCGACCGTGCGGTTGTACGCGGTCGATGCAGCGCCGATGCGGCAGTTGAAGCGCGCACTGATCGCGGCAAGACGGCGGTTCAACAGCGCATTGAGATCGGCGCGGTTCTGCGCGGCCAGATACTCGCCGCCCCCGGCTTCGGCGACGCTGCGCAGCTGCTGTTCGGCCTGCGCATCGACATCGAAGCCGATCACGTTGACGACCACGCCGATGTCGCTGGCCTGCAGCGCGCGCGCCGCGGCGACGGGATCGCCGTCGCAGGTTTCGATGCCGTCGGAGACGAGATAGACCACGTTGCCGTCGGCATTCGCGCCGCCATCGGCGAAGTCGCGCGCGGCGGCCTGCAGCGACGCGGCGATCGGAGTGAAACCGCTGGGCTGGAACGCACGCACGGCGGTTTCGAACGCGGCCGGGTCGCGCGGCGCGAAGGGCTGCACGAGTTCGGTGGCGCGGCAGGACTCGGGCTTGTCCTGCTCACGGTTGCCGCCGCGATGGCCGTAGACGCGTAATGCGACCTGGGCGTCGCCTTCGATGCGGCGCGCGAAGTCGAGCAGCGCGTCCTGCGCGATCACGAGTTTGGTCTCCCCGCCCTGGCGACCGGCCATCGAGCCGGAGGCATCGAGCATCAGCAGCACGCGACGCGGTGCGGCGGGCAGGCCGGCGACGTCTTCATCGGCGCAGGCCTGCGCATCCGGCGACTCGGCCTGCGGGCAGGTTGCGATGTCTTCGCCGTGGGTGGCGACTAGGCCGTCGTAGTAGCTGCGCAGCGCGGGATCGTCGGTAGCCGCGGCAGCAGGTGCGTCCGGCGTGGCGGAAGACGCGGCGGTGTCGGCGGTGTCGGTCCGGCTGCAGCCCGCGGACAGGCAGGCGGCGATCACGAGGGCCAGCAGATGGCGGGCGTTGCGCGGCATGCGGCGTCTCCGGTGTGGACGCGCAGTGTGCGGCCGGGGCGTCGCGGCGCGATCAAGACGACCGCGGGGAATCAGCGGTACGGCCCCGGCCCGCGCCAGACGACTTCGCCGCGGCGGTAGACGCGATGGAAGCCGATGACTTCGCGTGAGTCGCGGATGTTGGCCATCGCCGGATCTTCCGGGGCGAGCATGCGGCAGTCGCTGGACTCGCGGCGCAGCGCGGTTTCCAGCGGGCAGACCATGTAGTCGCGGGTGCCCGGCAGCGGGATGAAGAGTTCGGTGACGCCTTCGTCGCGCCATTCGCGCAAGCGGGTTTCGCTGGTGGTGTCGTAGACCACCTGGTAGCCGCCGACTTCGAGACTGGGCTGGTCTGACGTGGAATCGCGGCCGCGGCCCTGGCCGATCTGCGCGGTGCGCTCGCGACCGGCGTTCACCGGCGCGGTGGCCTCGGGAAGCATGCCGGGCGGCTGGCCCCAGGTGCGCGCGCGATGCTGGGCATCGGGCGGGCTGGCGGCGGCCTGCGACTGCACAGGTTGCGGCGGTGTCGCCGGGGCCGGCGGCGCAGGACGCGGCGGGCGGACCTCGGTGAGGGATTCGACGGGCGCGACCTCGTCGGGCGGCACCGGTTCGGCGGCTTCCTCGACGCGCGTGGTCACCACACGCGAGGTCACGGGCGCGGCCTGGGTGGGCGGCGTCTGCGGCGGCGGGCTCGCAATCGGCGCGGTCACCGGCTGCGGCGGGGTGATGCCGATGTACTCGACCGCCATCGGGCTGCCGGCCGATGAGCCCTGCGGCGTCTTGAAGACGATGGGCTGCGAGGTCAGCAACAGATACGCGAACAGCACGTGCAGCACCGCGCTGACGAGCGCGGCGAACCACGGCTGCAGACGTTCGTTGCGGGACGGAGCGCGTCCCTCCGGACGGCGGAACGCCTTGCTCATGCCGCCTGCAATGCGTCGGAGGTGCGGGCCTTCATGCGGAATCTGGAGGTGCGGCGTGGGGACCGGCATCGTAACGCGAGCGGGTGTGCAAACGCGGGGACGCGGGGGCTGTGATCCAGCGGTGGTGCAGTCCGAGGGCGCTTCAGAACGCGTGGCGGCGCGGATGGCGCGCGTGGTCACCTGAACACCAGGCGTCGCCCCTAGGGGCGGCCCCACTGGGCGACGTGACAGGCAGGTTGCACGCTGACGCCACGTCCCGCGCGCGCCAGGTTCCGGCCATGACCAATCCCCTGTCTTCCGCCACGAATACGCTGCTCACCCACTACGATCGCGCCGCCGCTGCCGACACCGGCTTCTTCAGCGACGCCTCGCGGATCACCACCAGCGATCTCGAAGCCCTGATCGCCGATGGGTCGACGCCGCAGGACCTGCGCGAGGCCGCGCAATTCCTGCTCGACAGCGCGGTCTCGCAGCGCTACCTCGATACCGCCAACGGGTCCGGCGGATTCGATGGGCGCATCAGCCGCGACGATTTGCAGTCGGCCGCACAGGAACTCGCGGGACCGGGCGCGTACAACGCCCTGCTCGACACCGCGGCCGGGCAGCGGTCTTCGGCTTGGAATCCCTTTTCCGCCGCGCGCGATGGCACCGTGGGCGATGCCGACATTGCCGCCGCGCTCGCCGATCCCGGCGTGCCGCAGGAGGTGAAAGACACCCTGCAGCTGCTGCAGCAGTCCGGCGACACCACGCGTGCGAGCGAACTGCTGCGCAGCCTGACGCCCGAAGGTGCCGCGGCGGCGAGCGCGCTGCAGAACACGCCGGCCTACGCGGCGCTGTCGGACGCGGACCGCGCACTGGTCGCGCAGGCGTTCGTCGATTCAGGGGCGTCGACGTCGGTCGCACGTGATCTCGCCACGCTGGTCGGCGATCCCTCGTTCCAGGCGATGACGCCGGCGCAGCGCACCGCCGCGCTGAGCGAGGCGGCGCTGCTGCAGACGCCGGAGTTCAAGGCGCTGTCGCCGGCGGACCAGCGCCTGGTGACCGAGGCGCTGGCCAACCGCACGCCTGGCGACACCGATCTGCCGGCCGCGCTCAAGACGCTGATCGAAAGCGCGGACTTCCAGTCGAGCGACCAGTTCGGCGCCGACGAGCGCACCGCGTTGCTGAGCCAGGTGCGCAACTATCCCGATTCGCGCTCGGTCGAGAACCTCGGGCAGCTGATCGGCAAGGACTGGTTCCGCGATTTCGATCTGGGCGACAGCCAGCGCGCGTTGAAGGCGGTGGCCTACCTGTCGCAGAACGATGCCGGCGACATGACCATCATCGACAACACGCTGGATCTGTTCCTGGCCGATGACGCGCCGTACCGCTTCGACTTCGGCGAGACCTCGGCCTACGGCTCCGTGCCGCCCGAACCGGGCGACCTGTTCCAGATGAATCGTGCGTACATCGGCGCCGACAACAATCCGGTCGACATGTCGATGTCGTCGACGCTGGGCGGCGAGCTGCGCGTGATCGGCCATACCTTCGTGCATGAGGTGAACCACATGCGCAACTGGGACAAGAGTCTGTCCCTCAACTCGTCGTACGGGTTCCATGAGGAATACCGCGCGTTCTACGTCGGCTCGCAGGCACAGCACGGTCGCACGCCGACGGTCGCGGACGTCATCGACCGCGTGGCCGGCTTCGTCAACGTGGATGGCAGCTACGACCACCTCGCCGCGCTGCTGGATGCGAAGGGCGCGGATGCGCAGGGGATCGTGGATCATCTCAATACGATTCTCGGGCGCAGCGATCTGACGGTCGACAACGCCCGCGCCGAGGTCAACGCGCTGGTGCAGGCGAAGAAAGAGGCCGAAACCAATGGCACACCCTTGCCGCCGGAGCTGTCACAGTCTGCCGGCGTCACCACTGGGCCCGATGGCACGAACAATCTGACCAATGCGTAAGCTGATCCATGCCGCCGGCTGTTGCCTGTTGATCGTCGCCCCGACCGGGTGCGCGCAGCAGGCGGCTGCGCCCGCGGCCACCCCAACCGAATCGACGGCGGAGACGATGGACGAGACCAGCAAGCGCGTGGCCGAAGTAGCCGCGGACGCCAATGGATGGCAGGTGGCGGATGTCGTGGTGACCGACGTGCCGGACGGGGCCGCAGGTGCATGCCGCCTGGTGGGCGTGCGCTCGAACAATGTGCTGTCGGCCTCGACGAAGACCTATGCGGTGCTGCATGGCGACGAAGTCGTCGGCCGTGGCGACGCGGATGCGCTGGCGCGCGTCCTCGACGCCTGCGGCGACGAAGCAAGCCCGGCGCTGTGGGCCGAAGCGGTGGCCGCATTCGGCGAAGACGTGCCACCGGGACGCGTGCCCAAGGCCGCGGCGAACATCTCCAGTGATGCGCACCGCGGCGCGATCGAGCGTGGTGGCTACAGCTTCCATCCGCCGCAGTTCGCAACCGACGGCGCGGTCGAGTTCTTCATGACCGATGTCGAAGGCGGCCAGCTGTTCGAAGTGCGCGCGGCGCGCGGCGCTGATGGCGCGATCGATGTAGTGGTGAAACCTGCAGGACGCGGCTGATCGCGTCGCGCGGTACGGATTGACTGAAACGCAGCGGGCCGGCGCGTGTGAGGCGCCGGCCCGTTTTTCTACATGCCGCTTCGAGCGGTCAGTCCTTCAGATCGTCCGGGACCTTGCCGCCGTTCTCGGCCAGCTTGCGCATCACGGCCTTGTGCAGCGCGAGGTTCTGCTCGGCACTGCCGTGCGCACCGGCGTTGACGTCGAGCTCGGCGGCGAGCTCCTTGCGCGCCTCGAGGTTGGAATCGAGATCGAGCAACTTCAGCAGGTCGACGATCGAACGGCGCCAGTCGCTGGCACCACCCTTCTCGGCGGCGAGCGCGGTCAGCACCGCTTCGACATCGACCGGCTCTGCCGGCTGCGCGGGCGCTGTCGCGGCGGGCGTCGGGTTGTGCGACGGCGGCGACACCTTGGGATCGTTCTCGCTGCCGGTGAAAATCACGGCCGCCGGCTTTGCGGGCGCGGCAGGCTTGGACGTCGGCGCGGGTGCATCTTTGCGGCCGAAGATGCGGTCGGCGATTTTCGAGAACAGGCCCATGCGGGTCACTCCGTTGAAGGGAACGGCGAGTGTGTGGCGCCGTTTGCAAAGGCCGCATGAAAGAATCGTGCGGTTGGGATGACGCTTCGGATCGGGGTTAGTCTGGCGGCCTGCGCCGACGTCGATCTTCGGGTCACGCAGGTGCGGTCCACTTCACGGGGAGAAGATTCGAATGGCGCTGGTGCAATGCGTGGAATGCGGACGCGAGATCAGTGATCGGGCGATCGCCTGCCCGCAATGCGGCTACCCGCGCCGGCGCACGGCGCCGATGTCGCGTGGCATCAAGATCCTGCTGGGTGCATGCGTGCTGCTTCTGGTCGCGATGTTCGTGTTCGCATTCGTCGCTGCATGGATGCTCCGCAAACCGATCGACATCGAACTGCCGCAGTCGAGCTTTCCATCGACTTCGTCGCAGGCGGACTGTCTCCCGCACCACGTGTGTGCGGCAACGCAGTTCGCGTCCCGCTAGACCCACGCGGCATCTCGCAGCGCATCGAATGGCGCCGTGCTGATACCGCCGCTCCGACCGTCGACCGCTTCACATACCGACCGCGGTCTGCTGCGTGTCGCAGCGCCGGTGCGCCTGGCGCGCCGCATCAATCGGCGGCACGGTCCCGTCGACGCAGCGTCGGGCGCTGCCCGTTGGTGCACCAGCGCCAGATCCATTCGACCGGCCCGTAATGGAACCGGTCCAGCCACCATCGGCTCCACCACAGTTGCAGGGCCAGCACCGCGACCCACGCCAGCAGCAGGCCGACCAGCCCATGTGGCGCGCCCAGGCCTAGACCGATTCCGTAGAACAAGCCGATCGCGAGCAGGCTCTGCGTGAGGTAGTTGGTCAGCGCCATGCGGCCCAACGGTGCGAAGACACCGAGCCGGCGGTTCCATCCAGGCCGACAGAACATCAGCACGAAGCCGGTGGCGTATGCGATGCCCAGTGCGAGTGGCGCCGCACGCAACAGCATGCGGATCGCAATGCGCACTGCCTCGACATCGATGGCCGGCCACGTCGTACGCATGGGCGCCTGGATCTTGGACAACACGGTCGCCAGCAGCCAGGTGAAGAGCGCGCCGATCAGAATGCGCAGCAGCAGCGGACGATGTTGATCGGGAGACTGCAGCAGCCCAGCACGACCCGCCCAGTAGCCCAGCAGGAAGCGCCCCAGCACGAAACACACCAGCGCCCAGTTGGAGAGGCGCGCCCAGTTCGACATCGCCATATTGGTTGTGAGCGTATCCGCCCAGGACGTGCCGGCGAACGCGTCGAGTGCACGAGCATAGATGTCCGCCTGCGATGCCAGCGCAGGCAGCAGCGGGCGGATGACGGGCGTCAGGAGCGGCGGCAGCATCGCCACGATCAGGCCGGTCACGATCAACGTCCGGCTGGATGCGTGTCGGAAGGGAATCATCAGCAGGCCCACGAGCGCATAGGTGAACAGGATGTCGCCCCACCAGACGAACCACGCGTGGACTGCCCCGATCGCCAGCAGGACCAGGAGGCGCCGCACGTAGCGGCGCATCACATCCGCGCCGCGCACCTGCGCGCGTTCGAGCTGCAGCGCGAAGCCGAGCCCGAACAGCAACGAGAAGATGGTGATGAACTTGATATCGACCAGCGCCGTCATCGCATCGAGGACGAATCCGTCGAAAGTACTGCTCGGCAGGCCGGCTTTCTGCTGCGCATCGAGCATTTCGTACAAGCTCAACGAGCGCAGGTTGACCATCCACACACCGACCAGCGCGAAGCCACGCAGTGCATCGATCACCGTGTGGCGTTGCGCAAGCCGATGGGTATCGTGTCGCTCGCCGGTATCCATGGAGACTGACGAGTGCAACATGCGCGCGCGGTCATTCGGTCCGGAGTGGCCCCGCATCCTAGACCTGCGCGATCACGAACAGCCGCGGAAACGGCAGCAGCAGGCTGCCATCTGCCTGTGCGGGCATCGCGCGTGTGATGCCGTCGAGATAGGCATCGAGAAACTCACTGCGCTCGGCGTCGTCCAGCGGCGCGAGGTAGGGGCCGAGTGCGGAGCCCTTGAACCATTCGACGACGGCGGCGTGATCGGCCAACGGATGGAAATAGGTCGTGCGCCAGATGTCGACGCGACTGCACAGCGGCGTCAGCAGTGCGTGGTACCACGCGGCGTCGTGGCGCTCGGGATGCTGCACATGGCCGATACGCGGGAGCCAGCGCGGCGATGCGGCGAGCGTCTGCGCGACGCGATGCGGCGGCTCGCCGAGATTGTCCGGTGTCTGCACGGCGAGGCAGCCGCCGTCGGCGAGCTGCGCCAGCAGCTGCGGGTACAGCTGCGCGTGATCGGGCAGCCACTGCAGCGAGGCGTTGGCGAGGATCACATCGACCGGGCGTTCGGCACGCCAGCTGGCGATGTCGGCGACCGCGAACGCGATGTCCGGCAGACGTTCGCGCGCGGCGCGGATCATGTCGTCGGCGCTGTCGATGCCGAGGATCGTCGCGTCCGGATAGCGCGCGGCCAGCACCTGCGTGGAGTTGCCGGGGCCGCAGCCCAGATCGACCGCATACGCGACGCTGTCGCGCGGAATGGCGGCGACCAGATCGCGAGACGGGCGCGTGCGTTCGTCTTCGAAGCGGCTGTACTGGGTGGCGGACCAGGTCATGCGTGTCTCCGTGCGCGGTGGTTGGGCGCCGTCTACAAACCCGCAGTTCGTCATCCCAGCGCACGCTGGGATCCATTGTGATCTTCGCGTCTGCGTTGGATCGTGCGACGACGCGCGAGCGAACACAGTGAAGCCGATGGGTTTCGCTGCGTTCTACCCATCCTACGGAGGTGCCTGGTATCTGATCCGTGTCGTGACACGTCGAGTGTGGAGGCGATCGACAAGTCGGGCTTGATGTCGGCCCCGAGTTCATCGCACCGCTCGGTAGGCGTTGTGTTGTGCACGGCACCTTCGTGGGTTGAAGGGTAGGCAATTGGATGTTGCGACGGCGCTTGCCCTCACCCCAACCCCTCTCCCGAGGGGAGAGGGGCTAAAGCACGCGTCACAGAGAGAATCTTGATGCACTCCTAAAAAAAAAACGGCTCCATCGGCGCCGTTCTTCCTGACTGCCTGTACCAGCGCCTTACTTCTTGGACGAAGAGCCCTTGCCGCCACTGGAGGACTTGCCGCCGTCCTTCTTCTGCGAGTCTGCGCCCTTGCTGTCACCCGCGCCGGAGCCCGACTTCTGCTGCGGCTTCTTCGCGTCTTTCTGGTCGTTCGCCATCATCTACTCCTGCGCGGTGGAATCACCGCCCGGCCAACGTCCTCTCGCGGAAGTGACGGCGAGGTCGGTTTGCGCATCTAAATCGAGACCGATCCATGGCGGGTGTCGACGTGAACGAGACATGGCCTGCCAGACCGCTGGCACATGCATCGTGAGCGCGTGCCGTCGGCCTGACGGGTCGGCCGATTGGCGTCCAGAACCGGCGGTCACGCGCGCTCCGCAGACGACCGGCATCGACCGCCACATGCGTTGCCCGCGCGGCGGGTTTATCGTCGCCGCATGCGTGCATCCGATCCGATCCGCTGCAAGGCCCGACTGCTGCGCCCAGCTACGCCGAAGGCCGCGACGTGGACGTTCATCGTCTTGCCGCCCGCCGTCAGCGGACAGCTGCCGACACGCAGCATGGTCACCGTCGACGGCACGTTGGCCGGCCAGTCTTTCCAGGCGACGCTCGAGCCCGACGGCGCGGGCAGCCACTGGTTCAAGGTGGACAAGCGCCTGCGCGAGGCGGCGGGCTTTGCGGCGGGAGACACCGTCGACCTCGTGCTGTCACCCGTGGCCGAAGCACCCGAGCCGACCGTGCCCGCCGATGTGCGCAAGGCGCTCGCCGGTCATCCGCCCGCGCACGCGCAGTGGAAGACGCTGACCGCGGTGCAGCGTCGCGACTGGATCCACTGGATCACGTCGGGCAAGAAAGCGGAGACACGGGTGACGCGCCTGGCGACCGCCTGCGACATGCTGGGCTCGGGCAAGCGGCGTGCGTGCTGTTTCGACCGGTCGGGCATGTACAGCAAGGGGAATATGGGCGCGCCGGAGGCGGCGGACGCGTCCTGACCGCGATCCGAGCGCGCATCGAAATCCGGGATCTCAGCCGGCACGCAGCGCGCGCCTGACCGCGTCCATTTCCGCATCGCGACCTTCGACGATGTCCTGCACCGTGTGCTCCACGCGGATATCGGGCTCGATGCCGGCATCCGGTGGCGCACCGCCCGGGAATGGCCCGAGCGGAAACTGGCCGACCAGCGGCAGGTCCAGCTCGATGCCACTGTGCGGCAGGGTCAGGAAGAAGAATGCGCTGCCGTTGATGCCGCGCTGGTTGCCGCCGGTGGCCTGCCCTACCAGGGTGGCCAGCCCGCTGGCTTTGGCCTGCTGCGCGAATTCGAAGGTCGCCGAGCTGTTCTCGGCACCGATCAGGACAAAGACTTTCCCGGTATAGCGCGGCGCGATAGGCACGATGCGTTCGACGCCAGTGTCGGGCTGCCAGCGCGTCAGGCGGAAATCATTCTCGCCGCGCGGCGTCGCGGCGTCGCCCCAGTCGTAGAAGCTGCGGTCCCAGGTCGACAGGCCTGCGCGCAGGTCGTCCGGCACACGACGGACGCGGACCCGATGTTCGATGCGCGGGAGCTCGATCGGTGCGGCCGCGAGATGGGCGAGCAGCACCTCGCCAATCCCGAGCCCGCCTTCGTTGCCGCGCAGATCGATGACGAGCGCGGGCGTGCCGGCTGCATCGAGTTGCGCGAACGACGTGTCGATGAACGCGCGCCAGTCCCATGTGCTGTTGAACAGGGCCCAGCTCGGCATGTGCAGCACCGCCAGCGCCGGGTCGCGCGAGTCGAGCGACCATGCCGGCGCCTCGGGCGAGGCAGCGGAAAGATTCACTAACTGCTCGCTGCGCTGGGCGAGTGTCAAACCCTGCAATGCGCGCTCGATTCGCGTGCCATCGGGATTCCGCCAGACCACGACCGGGCGCTCCCCGAGCTTGGGGTACAGCAGCGGGAGGTAGACATCGAACATCTCGATGGCGTCGTAGCCCAGCACCTGCATTTGTGCGATGCGCTTGGCGTCGTTGCCGCCATCGGCGCGGGCGACCTGCAGCAGCGCGGTCAGCATGTCCTGCGCAGGCACGCCGCCGATGGTGAGGACGTCTGCGCCGCGTTGCAGATCCGGAATACCGAGGCCGTCGGTCACGACCATGCGGCCTGCGATCCAGCGGAAGTGGAACGGCAGCCGCTGCGCGCCGCCGAGCAGCGCCGACTGCAGCGCATCGGGCTGGTTGAGGACGTTGGGAAACGTGTGTCCGCAGCGGATCGTGGCCGCGAAACGCGCAAACGCCAGGAAGGCCTCGCCACGCGTAGCGCCGCCGGCGAGTGCACGACGCAGACCGTCGAAGCGCGCCCGCACTTCTTCGGGCGTGGCGTAGCGGTACAGGCCGGGATGGAGCGCCGTGTAGGTGCGCTGCAGCCGATCGACATCGGAGACGAGGCCGGCGCCCGACAGGACATCGTCCAGACGCGCGCGATCCGGGTCGGGCGCTGCGGCCAGCGACACGGGCAATGGAAACGCGAACAGACAACACAGGAGCAGTACGAAGCGCGCCATGGAGGTTCCGACAGAGGAGACGATGTCGGAGCATCGGCCCGCAGCGGCCGCACGGCGCCTCATCGCGCCAGCGCCTGCACGCGTTTCAGGAATCGGGACGTCGCGTGCGCCGCCACTCGCTGGGCGTGCAGCCGGTGGACCCGCGGAACACCCGGTTGAAGGTGGCCTTGGAGCCGAAGCCGACCGACAGGCCGATGTCGAGGATGTCGTCGCTGCCGACCAGCCGGCGTTGTGCGTCCTCGACCCGCATGCGGTTGATCAGGGCGCTGAAGCTCAGCCCGAGACCTTCGTTGACCGCGCGGGACACGTAGTTGGTGTTGCTGCCGACCCGCCGCGCCAGCTCGTCGAGGTCGAGGGTCGGCTCCCGCCACCAGCTTCCTTCAATGATCGCCGCCTCGATACGCGCCCCGAGGGCAGCCCAGTCGCGGGGCGCCCGGGCCGACTGCGTAACAGGCGGCGTGTCGACCGACGCATCCGATGCTGCGGGTCCCGTGCCGGCATCACCGATGCGCGGGCGCACATCGCGCGCATGCCGCCAACCTTCGAACCCGAGGTAATAGACCAACGCCGCGAGCGCCACATACATCGGGAACTCGCGAAAGTAGCCCAGCCCGCCCACGACGCGGTCGGCGATCGCGAATCCCAGCCGCAGCAGACTCCACGCCAGCATCGCCACGATGAAACGCTGCAGCCAACGCAGCCGCCACTCCTCGCGCGCGGCGCTGTGTTGCTC from the Luteimonas fraxinea genome contains:
- the tam gene encoding trans-aconitate 2-methyltransferase codes for the protein MTWSATQYSRFEDERTRPSRDLVAAIPRDSVAYAVDLGCGPGNSTQVLAARYPDATILGIDSADDMIRAARERLPDIAFAVADIASWRAERPVDVILANASLQWLPDHAQLYPQLLAQLADGGCLAVQTPDNLGEPPHRVAQTLAASPRWLPRIGHVQHPERHDAAWYHALLTPLCSRVDIWRTTYFHPLADHAAVVEWFKGSALGPYLAPLDDAERSEFLDAYLDGITRAMPAQADGSLLLPFPRLFVIAQV
- a CDS encoding YdeI/OmpD-associated family protein, which gives rise to MRASDPIRCKARLLRPATPKAATWTFIVLPPAVSGQLPTRSMVTVDGTLAGQSFQATLEPDGAGSHWFKVDKRLREAAGFAAGDTVDLVLSPVAEAPEPTVPADVRKALAGHPPAHAQWKTLTAVQRRDWIHWITSGKKAETRVTRLATACDMLGSGKRRACCFDRSGMYSKGNMGAPEAADAS
- a CDS encoding S41 family peptidase; protein product: MARFVLLLCCLFAFPLPVSLAAAPDPDRARLDDVLSGAGLVSDVDRLQRTYTALHPGLYRYATPEEVRARFDGLRRALAGGATRGEAFLAFARFAATIRCGHTFPNVLNQPDALQSALLGGAQRLPFHFRWIAGRMVVTDGLGIPDLQRGADVLTIGGVPAQDMLTALLQVARADGGNDAKRIAQMQVLGYDAIEMFDVYLPLLYPKLGERPVVVWRNPDGTRIERALQGLTLAQRSEQLVNLSAASPEAPAWSLDSRDPALAVLHMPSWALFNSTWDWRAFIDTSFAQLDAAGTPALVIDLRGNEGGLGIGEVLLAHLAAAPIELPRIEHRVRVRRVPDDLRAGLSTWDRSFYDWGDAATPRGENDFRLTRWQPDTGVERIVPIAPRYTGKVFVLIGAENSSATFEFAQQAKASGLATLVGQATGGNQRGINGSAFFFLTLPHSGIELDLPLVGQFPLGPFPGGAPPDAGIEPDIRVEHTVQDIVEGRDAEMDAVRRALRAG
- a CDS encoding helix-turn-helix domain-containing protein; its protein translation is MTHIRLGTWSLLLLLASLHGLLMAALLWRPRDNGTANRVLAALLIVIVLKITPYTIGYAGVYDAFQWLTFAPFYWDLAIGPCVWLYARQLSITRLPRGWAWHFLPAALQGAYYTVQFLRPLPDKLAFNAAVHHPWVLPVETAAVQLSMLLYLVLAYRSFRGYQHWLEQHSAAREEWRLRWLQRFIVAMLAWSLLRLGFAIADRVVGGLGYFREFPMYVALAALVYYLGFEGWRHARDVRPRIGDAGTGPAASDASVDTPPVTQSARAPRDWAALGARIEAAIIEGSWWREPTLDLDELARRVGSNTNYVSRAVNEGLGLSFSALINRMRVEDAQRRLVGSDDILDIGLSVGFGSKATFNRVFRGSTGCTPSEWRRTRRPDS